AGCTCGCCACCCTTGGCCGGGTCATTCCAGGCTGCCGTGGTCGTACCGACCATGTTCTGTACCACTTCTATCTTGGCTTCGGTCGCTTTTGCACCTTGCGCATAGCCGCAGGCAAAATTGCGTATCAGCGGGATATCCATGCCGCCTACGAAACCAACTTTTTTGGATTTGCTGGCAATCGCTGCTGCCACACCCACCAGGTAAGAACCTTCCTGTTCCTTGAACAGGACGGAGCTGACGTTATCGCCCGTGGCAATACCGTCTATCAGCACAAACTTGGTTTTTGGGAATTCCTTGGCAATATTTTGTACAGCAGTCGCCTGGCCAAAGCCGATGGCCGCGATCAGATCCACATTTTTGCGGGCCAGATTGCGCAAGACTTGCTCAGTCTGGGTGTCGCTGGCGACTTGCACTTCCAGGTAATTCAGTTTGGTTTCTTTCTTGAAACGCTCAGCACCTTCGGATGCAGACTGGTTGAAGGACTTGTCAAACTTGCCGCCTGCGTCATAGATCACTGCAAATTTAAGGTCTGCAGCATAAGCACTGGCCGCGCCGCCGACAGCCATCAGGGTCGCCAGGGACAGGCAGATTTGCTTGAGTTTCATGAAATTTCCTTCATCAGATGTCGTTGTGCTGTTGTGCTCACGAAGAGCATGCAGCGCCCAAATTAAAAACCATGTTTTCTGCTGCCACAGCCTGGGATTTGTAAAAAATCAAGCCAGTCTTGAAAGCCAGTGCAAGCCTAACATGGTGCAGACATTTCGTTTCAGCCACGCGGGCGAAATTTTATCAAAAACAGTGTTCGAGCTGGTGGCCGGGCATGATTTGCTGCCGCTGCCCAATTTTGGTGCCGTTTTTGGCGGCGACCTGGTCGTAATACGTAATTTTTTAGCCTTTTAGCTTCGTCTCTTAGCTTATCAAGCAGCTTTCCTGACCGCCATGAAGTCCAGCACTTGCTGGCGCTGCGGTATGGATGTCTGTGCACCCAGCTTGGTGACAGTCAGTGCTGCCGTGTATTGCGCTTCACGGCTGGCATCAATGACGCTGAGCCCGTTTGCCAGGCCAACCGCAAAGGCGCCGACAAAAGTGTCGCCAGCAGCAGTGGTATCCACCACATCAACCTTGACTGCCGGGATGAACTGGCTGCCTGTGCTTTCAGTGATCAATGCGCCGTGCTCACCCATGGTCAGCAAGACTGTGCCCGTACCACGTTGCAAGATTTGTTCCGAGGCTGCTTTGGCGCTGGCCTGATCGACAACCGTTACACCACTCAATTGCGAAGCTTCAGTTTCATTCAGGATCAGGTAATCAACCTGGGCCAGCAATGCATCGCTCAGGTCTTGTGCCGGGGCCGGGTTCAAAATCACTTTAACACCTTGGGCGCGGGCGATTTCTATCGCGCGGGTAACAGTAGGAAGTGGGGTTTCGAGCTGGCAAACCAGCAATTGCGCACCAGCGATGGTGGCAGTGGCTGCCTCAACCTGGGCCGGGGTCAGTGTCGCATTGGCGCCTGCCGCCAGGACGATGCTATTGTCACCGCCATCTTCTACCAGGATGCCTGCGACACCTGTAGCAACACCCGCTACCCGTGCCAGGTGGCTCAGGTCTATGCCTTCGGCAGCCAGGCAATCATGCGAAAAACTGCCAAAACCATCATCGCCTACTGCGCCGATAAAACTGACCTGCGCGCCCTGGCGGGCAGCGGCTACCGCCTGGTTGGCCCCTTTGCCACCGGGAATCTGACAAAATTCGTGACCATGCAGGGTTTCGCCCAGTGCCGGCATGCGCGGCGTGCGAAAAACCAGATCCATATTGACACTGCCGACTACAGTGATGCGTGGCTTCATGATGCTTGTTCTCGGTAAAAAGTTGTCGCGCAATCGTTTGCGCAATCGATTTCGTATTTAACTATGGAGCCTGTTTAACGTCAAGCGCAATCTGATTTTTTGGTCAAAATTTGTGCAAAATCGCGGCGGGCAGGCAACCATTTTATGAATATTGTTTTCAGTCTGTTTTGCTGGCATCTTCAGCGTAGGAATTTGTTGCATTGCATCAGATCATCGCGCAATGATAAATATCATTATTGCCAGAGAATTTCATCTAATTTGCCAGCGCGGGCTGATTGTGGGGCTGTCGCGGGTGGATGTCAAATTTGGTTAGCCGTGGAGGCAGGGGCTGGGCGCAGGCGTAAATCTGGGTTTGTGCTTCAGGCTTGATCTCAACACCAACAAGCTTTTCACTTTCCAAATAAATCGATTCAGCCAAGGGATACGTCGAAAATTGTGATAAATGGCTCACTTTTGCTCAAGTGCGTCCAACCTGGCTTGTATTATCTTTACCCGTTCCGGATAGCGATCTCCATCGATGCGGCCAAGAATTCGTTTTAATTGCATTGCATCGTAGTTGGCAAAATTGGGTGCCGATAATTTCTCTCGTTCTTCTTTTGCTTTTCCCCGTGGTGAAGTCAAAGCCCCATTCGTGTGACATTCGTCCGTCTCGGCGTATAGTTTCTTCACCCCGAATAGGAAGATAACAATTCCAATCACCACGAAGCCCAGGGCTTCCCATTGACGCCAAGAGTTGGGTTCTGCATGCAAAAAAATAGGTATACACCCAGGCATGTCATCAGTGGACCCAACAGCCACCCGGGCAATTTTTCCCAAGGCAAAAACATGCAGAGCTCTTTCTTAAAGTCCTCGATGATGGTATTGAGTATAGCAAATGCAAATTAAACATTGAACGAAAAAACCTGCGTGCCATTTGGCTAATCTGTGCATAAGCATAAAAAACAATCAAGGTTTTCATTGGCCCACCTTGTACTTTCGCCCATAAACCCGATTTAATCCCCCAATCTATATCAAAACGGGAGAGTTCAACCATGACAGCTCACATAGGCATAGTAGGCTGTTCCGCCGCAGGGGCGGCGCTTTGTTACCGCACCATCTGCGAAGAAGGGGCGGCCTTGATGGGCCCGCATGCCCATCCAGAAGTCAGCATGCATACACCTTCGCTGGCCTTGTACGTGGAATGTCTTGAGCGAGATGACAGGCAAGGCGTGGCTGATCTGATGCTGGTTTCGGCACGCAAACTGGCCGGGGCAGGGGCGGATTTTTTGATATGTCCTGACAATACGATACACCTGGCCTTTGATCTGGTACAGGCGGCTTCGCCCTTGCCCTGGTTGCACATTGCTGAAGAAGTCGCGGCTACTGCGGTGCAGCGCGGCTATCGCCGGGTAGGTATTACAGGAACAGACTGGCTCATGGGCAGTGAAGTTTATCCTGCCGTCTTGCGCAACAAGGGCCTGGATTTTGTCTTGCCAAATGCAAAAGACCGGGCGCGTTTGAACGGCATCATCATGGATGAACTGGTGTGTGGCATCATCAAGCCAGAGAGTGTGGGAGAATTTCTCACTATCATAGACAGACTCAAAGACGCTGGCTGCGATGCGGTAATACTGGGTTGCACAGAATTGCCATTGATCGTTAATGACGACAATTCCAGTCTGCCCACTTTGGACTCCACCCGCCTGCTGGCGCGGGCAGCTTTGCGAAGAGCAATTGCCAGATAGCGGGAAGCAAGACGGCGCTTGCTCAGCCAGCACGCAAGCTCTCAACTGCCGTTTTCCTGGCACTGTTAGAATCGCAGTCCCACGACTTGCATCAACAAATTCATGAGCAACGACACAGGTAATAAATTTCTATCTTTATGCCGGGCAGCCTATAAGCGCCAAGGCATGCGCATATTCTGCGCTGCGGCCATGATCGCGGTGGCTGCCTCTTACCGCAGCAAGCAGTTTGATGTGGATATCATGCTCAAATTGCTGGCGGTCACTGCGGGCTTTTTTCTGGTGGCAGTGGCGATTGAATGGCAGCGCGCGCGAGTCGCACAAAAAAAGGAATAGCAAGAGCAGGGCATGCAATAGCGACTACATGCCAGCACAACGATCGATGAAATCTACCAGCGTAACTGCGGCATATGGATGCCAGGCACTATACCAAAGGCAGACAGCACGATCACGATCAGCAAGACGATGAACAGCACGCGCACCACTTGTGCTACTGGTGCAGGCAAGGGCAGGAAACCAACCAGCCACCAGATCAGACCGAACACAACAAGGTAGATAATAAGATTGACGAGCTGAACCATGATTTACCTTTTAAAAAAACAGCGATGAAGTGACAAGCATAGGTACATCACTGACTCGTGAAACACGCGAAAATGGTGAACATATGCTTGCCTGTGGATTTACTTCTGTGGCAAGACGACGATAGTGTCACCTGGTTTGCCAGGTTCGCCAGTTTTACCTTTTTGACCGTCATAGCC
This is a stretch of genomic DNA from Undibacterium sp. KW1. It encodes these proteins:
- a CDS encoding BMP family protein encodes the protein MKLKQICLSLATLMAVGGAASAYAADLKFAVIYDAGGKFDKSFNQSASEGAERFKKETKLNYLEVQVASDTQTEQVLRNLARKNVDLIAAIGFGQATAVQNIAKEFPKTKFVLIDGIATGDNVSSVLFKEQEGSYLVGVAAAIASKSKKVGFVGGMDIPLIRNFACGYAQGAKATEAKIEVVQNMVGTTTAAWNDPAKGGELARAQFERGVDVIFAAAGGSGMGTLQAVKEKGKLGIGVDSNQNYMHPGSMLTSMVKRVDQAIYDSFMQLKNGNWKSGTQFKGLKEGGVDWALDKDNRSVVSADMEKRVNAAKQDIINGKVKVVDFREGNKCPV
- the rbsK gene encoding ribokinase, translated to MKPRITVVGSVNMDLVFRTPRMPALGETLHGHEFCQIPGGKGANQAVAAARQGAQVSFIGAVGDDGFGSFSHDCLAAEGIDLSHLARVAGVATGVAGILVEDGGDNSIVLAAGANATLTPAQVEAATATIAGAQLLVCQLETPLPTVTRAIEIARAQGVKVILNPAPAQDLSDALLAQVDYLILNETEASQLSGVTVVDQASAKAASEQILQRGTGTVLLTMGEHGALITESTGSQFIPAVKVDVVDTTAAGDTFVGAFAVGLANGLSVIDASREAQYTAALTVTKLGAQTSIPQRQQVLDFMAVRKAA
- a CDS encoding aspartate/glutamate racemase family protein; amino-acid sequence: MTAHIGIVGCSAAGAALCYRTICEEGAALMGPHAHPEVSMHTPSLALYVECLERDDRQGVADLMLVSARKLAGAGADFLICPDNTIHLAFDLVQAASPLPWLHIAEEVAATAVQRGYRRVGITGTDWLMGSEVYPAVLRNKGLDFVLPNAKDRARLNGIIMDELVCGIIKPESVGEFLTIIDRLKDAGCDAVILGCTELPLIVNDDNSSLPTLDSTRLLARAALRRAIAR
- a CDS encoding Thivi_2564 family membrane protein is translated as MVQLVNLIIYLVVFGLIWWLVGFLPLPAPVAQVVRVLFIVLLIVIVLSAFGIVPGIHMPQLRW